The following is a genomic window from Labeo rohita strain BAU-BD-2019 chromosome 11, IGBB_LRoh.1.0, whole genome shotgun sequence.
attttacagtttttaaattcagtatatACATTTAGAACGAATgtattgtatacttttttttgtaaatgatttgcATTTCCAGATCCAAGACGAACGCCTTAAATATTTCACAGAAGATGATTGAGATGTTTGTGAGAACCAAGCACAAGATTGATAAAAGGCATGAGTTTGCTCTGGTGGTGGTGAATGATGATGCCATGTGGGTGAGTGGACAAAACCTATTAAATGaatcagaaatattaaaatattccaaattattcattttcattaaaagcctcattaaaaagtttttttgttgttgttgcttttatttttagatttttattgatAAATTTTGTTACgtgcttttgttgttttttatttatatatgaattaatttatttaatttttaatcatcttagtacttaaaattatttgcagTTGGACGCCAAggcaatatttttaattttcatgtaatatttatgtatattttgtttcagctttatttcagttagtgaaagcattttttaataggtttagtttcattttatttaacaataacagtAGTGTTCTTTGGTTATAAATATTTGAACTTTTGTTTGACAAATCGAAGTTATGTGGTACATCTGTAATTCATAAACGTAAAACTAGAAATGATATTATCCCCTCATGACTGTGGGGTCAATAAGTCTTTTAAAATATCAGATTATTTATGACAAGGCAAGGTTAGATCCAGTTGTAAAATGTAGTGCGACTTCCCAAAATCAACAATAATTATTGGTTTTAccctgaaaaatatattttaaaacttgaaTAATTAAGACACTTGCATGTATTCATTGTGTATgggaaatttgaaaaataactttttaattattatttatttttattaaataattaatgtttatatactattacaACATGTAATTTTAGCCTGAATtagctttagttttatattttcagttttcaatttcatttttgttgaagttttaataattttgtcatctgcttttgttgttgttttttaattttttttgttttgttaacatttacatttatttatttatttatttttattttatatgtgttttttaaatcatatttacatttgcatttatatactattacaaTACGTActaatatttagtatatttgttagttgttataatatttgaattagctttagttttatattttcaatttttaattaaatttttgtcCAAGTATTAATAGTTTTGacatgtgctttttttgtttttgttttgttttgttaatatttacctttatttatttttaacatttctttaacatttctgattttcatgttttgttttaatcatatatacattttattcaaagtTATCCTTCTGTTGAAAAaggtataaatatttttcaaaactgaaacCAACATGAATATAAtccaacaaaaatataaagagtacattttttaaaacatggcacatctttttttaaaattaattattaatgaatttttaatttaattttcttctttATCGAGGAAGATTGGAAATTATATTTTCCCCTCATGACTGTGTGTCAGGGTCAATAAGTCTCTTAAAGTATCAGATTATTTTTGACAAGGCAAGGTTAGATCCAGTTGTAAAacatcatgtggtgcgacttcccaaaatgaacaataattatcatttttaccctgaaaaatgtattttaaaacttaaataattaaGACACTTGCATGTATTCATTGTGTAtggcaaatattaaaataaataactttttaattattatttattttaattaagtaattatttatttactattccAACACTTAATTGTAGCTTGAATTGTAGCTTGAACatggcacatttttttttattaattattaatgagttttaaatttaattttctttgtcGTCGAGGAAACTAttgtcatttattgttttttatttagattttcaaattgaTTGAAGTATACCGTGTTACACTGCTGTCAGTGCTTGACATTCATGTGAACTAGTGCTTTACTTTGAATCTCTTTCACACAGTTATCAGGATTCACGTCTGATCCGCGAGAGCTGTGCAGCTGTCTTTATGACCTGGAGACCAACGTCTGCGAGTCCTTCAGTATCCTTATTTAGAGAGTTAGGCCCATTTTATGTGCTTGTGGAATCAGGTTAGTCCAGATAAACACTGATAAGGGCTGCAGAGGAAGCTGTGAGAATGAATCGTGATCACACTGATGATTTCCTTAACTACTAACTATAGATCTGGAAGATCTCCTTAATGTAATGTAAGTAATCTTTGTCTTCTGTGCTTGATTATTGGACACATGTTCCTGGACACccactgtcctgcaaagtttatttCCAACTTGCTTGAGCACACCTGGCCTGTGACTTAAGTGAtcttgaagaccttgattagctggttcagatgtgtttgattagggtccCCAGGAGTAGGGTTGAAGACCCATGCTATAGATTAAAATCCTGTCATTCAATTGTATAATATCCTTCTCCTGTAGTTTGCAGAAAATTGAACTTCCTCAGATGGAGAACATTCAGACCATCCCACCTCCGTTTGTAGTCCGGACGCTCCTCATCTTCAGCCGGCATGCTGGCATGCTTCAGTTCAACCCCTCTGATGCTGCCAAAGTAAGTTTGTTTGTCTTGTTATTACATAATTATGGGTCAGTAACAAGAACGCTTTTTTTTAATCcggatttattaaataaaattctgtcattaattactcaccctaatgttgttccaaacccataagacctttgttgcaacacaaatgaaaaacacCCTCATGAAAAATTTTTCTTTGCTTGTATTCCTATTAAAATGACTAGATTTTATCTTTGAAAATTGGCAGAACAGCTATAAATGTGACCACACATTTTGTCCGTTAAATcaaagtcatgtggtgcaaccaaaaaacaggaagtgataTCATAGAGAGGAACCCCACAAGTCTTCATGACTGTCTTTTTAAAGTGAAGTTTATAAGTGAAGTTCAGgctgtaaaatgtaatgtggTATAACCCcttaataaatagtataaataaatagtttatgaaatttgaaaaaaaataacatagaaatattataatgttaattataattataatataatataaaaaatataataattatacatatatatatatagagagagagagagagagagaaattaaaAGTTATATTCAAATACGTTTATgcaaataattctaaaaaagtGTTCACCCacatatattgtaaatgtaaagaaaattaCTTCATGGTTACACCATATTACACTTTTGGAGTTAAtgaatttaaactatttttttattgaaaatagtaTAATGTTTTTCAGAACCATATGAAAATATGAACACAAAAATTCTTTATCTTTCAgctttaaacaaaattaatccCTGAGAAATTTAGGCCAAAACAGAGTTATTATAGTTagctaaaataacataaaaaataaaaataagaaaaaagtcattacttgaaataaaattttaaaaactaaaatgaaataacatatataaaaaagtacttattttagttcagttaattttaaaagcaacatttctcattttcttttagttaaacttgatgtactgaaataaaaataaaaaatataaacatttctgtttctaaaaataaataaaaaaattaataatactatattgacattttaaaatgacaaaaaattacttaaattaaaaaaaaacagaagtcagaaaattcaaaatatttacaaaaattataatatctctgcgatactaaaataactgtgtcTTCCTGAAATGAGTAATCCTGCAAATTCCCTTTCTTTCCAGAAAATGCTGCAGTCTCCCTATTTCTTCTTTGATGTTGTTTATCTTCATAATGGAACTGAAGAACAGACAGAAGACACCAGCTGGAAGGTTTGAGCTTCCTATGATTCCCTCAAGTTATAtatgtttcagtttttctaaaGAGGTACTGaatgtctgtgtctgtgttgtCAGGACGTGTACGCCTCCTTCAGCGAGCTGGACTCTAAGGGAATGTGTTATCGCTTTGAGGTGTCACTGTGTGGTCCTGCAATCGAGCTGCACAACTGCATGGCCAAACTGCTGTGCCATCCACTGCAGAGACCCTTCCAGAGCCACGCGTCGTACAGTCTGCTGGAGGATGATGACACGCAAGAGAACGAAGCCACGGTGTGAGATTGATCTGACTGATACACTCCCAAATTAAGGAGTGACCTGTGAATAACTGCTTATATATGGCCTTGTCCATTGTTTCTGTACTGGAATGCCTCTTTTATTACTTTTGGAAACTTCAGTGTCTTAATTTGGCACAGCGGACATAACCACACTAGCTCAAGACCCTGTTGTGGAATGAACGCTAAATCTATTAGTTTTGAGAATGTCAGCTATTAATATCCTGGTTTCAAAAAACGTCCCGTTTAGGGATACATTATATACCCCTCAAACACCTGCTAGTTATGTGGCGGAGATTCACAGATGAGCTCATGTGACTGATGGCATAGACATTAAATGACAAGGCATTTGAACAGAAGactttttcaagtaaaaaaaaaaaaaacaatattgagTGGGAACTAATAGTGGGCAGGGCTTGATCCTGTCCATAATTTGACTGGATAGTGAAAAGCAATATTATTGGTTAACATATTCTACCAAATCCCTCATTTTGTATGGATTTATGCTACACTGTATTATTATGTACTGTACTGAATGTATATCCTGTTAATAAAGTATTGGAAATGGCcagtgattttaatattttaaggaagTTCAATGCCAGTGCCAGTGACATACATATAGAACCaaagcaaatatttttataaacgaAATACAAAACTCTTAATGGGAAGGTTAAAGCAGCAATGTAATTGTGACCACAAGAGGTCGCAGGAGTACAGCTGAACAAAAGTAAAACAGTCATTTGTCTACATAATGAACAAGGTAAATTATTTTGTGGAATTTACCTTTGGGATCATTAACTGgaactgtttttgtgtttgtgttctttCTTTTAGAAGACATCGTTTTGTTGTGATTTTGGCCACATAAACTCGTATTAATTTGTGATTAGGTATCCTGCTTTTGAGCAGCACAAACGTTCGGAGATAATAGCCGGAAGAGTGTtcaggtcatttttttttctcttttattgtGTTAATCATCATTAACCTTTTTCACCCCACAAACTCCTTACTTCTGAGAAGTATTTTGTTCCAAGCTGTAAACAAAGTTGGAGGAAAGCCTACATCAAGATTCTAAATTCTCAGAAACAGTCTTTAAAGTTTCCAacccttttaaaaataaaacttactttttttttcgtAGCGACGAGGTTTGGTATTTTTTGGTTCCCTAAAGAATCTTTAAGTGaccagttttaaaaataattttttttctaaatgtgaaGAACATTCGAATAATCTACAGAATCATTCTTGgaaccaaacatgacaaaaccgagcctttatttttaagattgaaTAAGAGTATCCACAAATATGTGATTTACTGAATAGTTTTATTCCTTTTTCTTGTTTACCCaatatttattcaccctcatgttgttccaaatcagTTTGACATACTGTAATGCTCAACTTTTGTTTTCCAGAGAAGACTGACTGGCAGCCAGTAAATAATAAAACGTTgggtgaaaattctgtcattattttctcaTCCTCAAGCTGTTTCTTTCTTGAgaacatattttgaagaatgttggggGCCAGCAATTCCTTGGTTACTAACActcttcaaaatgtcttcttttgcgTTCAGCAGAATAAAGAGACTcaaacgggtttggaacaacttgagggtgagtaaatgatgacagcattttcattgttgagtgaattatccctttaatatctGACAGGACCAAAAATGTGTGCCGAAATTCTTAGAGTAATGAATATTTGTTGAGCTCTCGCTCTGATGCCCTATAATAACCACAGCTCATCTGTCTTAACTGTCAAATGTCTTATGTCCGCCTGTCTTTTGCAGATTCAGCTTCCTGTTTTTGTCTTAAAGCTCGTTTGTGTTCTGTAAGGGTATTTTGTGAGAACTTCTAGTCAGTTTCGAAAACCCTCTGTAAATGACTTTCCGCTGAGGATGGATTGGCAAGGAGACAATGGCCTGCAGGAAAACCCCTGACTTACTTTATGTTCCCTCTTCACACTCTCCCAGACACGACTGTCAGCTGCGAGCGTCATCGCCAGCCCGGGATCAAACGTGCTGCCGCCTCCTGGACTTCTGGGAGAGTTTGTTATTCATTCCTGCGAGGAGGATGGCAGGTCACCATTGTTGTCCCTCTGCAGGAAACAGTTTCAGATGGGTTGTTTTGATCATATGTATCTGATCTGATCCAGGAAAGACCTGCTTTTgctgaaatattgtttttcttgGCCAAAGTGGATGACAGCTGAAAGTTAATTAACTCATATTGAGAAATACCAATATGGACGCCAAGAAAAGCTAAAGACAAATCACGCAATGAACTTATACGTATAATAAGAGCTAT
Proteins encoded in this region:
- the babam1 gene encoding BRISC and BRCA1-A complex member 1 produces the protein METPEPGQADGEERMMELRPRTRSNPEGAEDRRSSTGSLNNSLASPPQPAVGSRVEGEGEAASTDSPPPSASAITAAAPAPVTAAGNSTASMPAMASAVKERPKPPQPSMSTQIPPSAELHLRAPRVNCPEKVIICLDLSEEMSLQKLESFNGSKTNALNISQKMIEMFVRTKHKIDKRHEFALVVVNDDAMWLSGFTSDPRELCSCLYDLETNVCESFNLEDLLNVILQKIELPQMENIQTIPPPFVVRTLLIFSRHAGMLQFNPSDAAKKMLQSPYFFFDVVYLHNGTEEQTEDTSWKDVYASFSELDSKGMCYRFEVSLCGPAIELHNCMAKLLCHPLQRPFQSHASYSLLEDDDTQENEATV